One genomic region from Glaciimonas sp. PAMC28666 encodes:
- a CDS encoding ATP-binding protein, whose product MMKLEKNGATLARELAWAGQLIDVGLRLHFGDTCDYQHVRQIAPPALLPDDSAYADTLLTHAMSFDERLILVLALAPHLQPDLFDPFLIKNALTGRNYTEFGGIISGSHSGFWPSIETGAFILTGGDMVQRLALKSLFTPEHFFRRHKLLDLSEETDATRSLSVFGQALKIGHERLDLLTSGGVFQPTFSNSFPAQRLTCKLGWGDLILAQTIREEVEEIKAWIEHGPTLMQDWQLDKHLKPGFRSLFYGPPGTGKTLTATLLGKATGLDVYRVDLAMVVSKFIGETEKNLGSVFDQAENHDWILFFDEADALFGKRTQTSNSNDRHANSQVAYLLQRIEDFPGVVILASNLKANIDDAFARRFQSMIYFPMPRLEERLQLWRNAFSQPDRLDASVDLQRIAEEFELTGGAIINVLRYAALNALRRADSDSKISQIDIRNGCKRELRKDGKVL is encoded by the coding sequence ATGATGAAACTGGAAAAAAATGGTGCGACATTAGCTCGGGAACTGGCTTGGGCCGGGCAACTGATTGATGTTGGCCTGCGTCTGCATTTCGGCGATACGTGCGATTACCAACATGTGCGCCAGATTGCACCGCCAGCGCTGCTTCCTGACGACTCCGCTTATGCGGATACCTTGCTCACGCATGCTATGTCGTTCGATGAGCGCCTAATATTGGTTTTAGCTTTAGCCCCACATTTGCAGCCAGATTTGTTCGATCCTTTCTTGATCAAAAATGCATTAACCGGGCGTAACTATACCGAATTTGGCGGTATCATTTCTGGCAGCCATAGCGGCTTCTGGCCCAGTATCGAAACCGGTGCATTCATCCTGACAGGCGGTGATATGGTGCAGCGTCTGGCGCTGAAATCGTTATTTACGCCAGAACATTTTTTTCGGCGCCACAAACTGCTGGATCTCAGCGAAGAAACCGATGCAACGCGCTCGCTCAGTGTGTTCGGTCAAGCCTTAAAAATAGGACACGAACGTCTCGATTTACTCACTAGCGGCGGTGTATTCCAGCCCACCTTTTCGAATAGTTTTCCTGCTCAGCGCCTGACCTGCAAACTTGGTTGGGGCGACTTGATTCTGGCGCAAACCATCCGTGAAGAAGTCGAGGAAATCAAAGCCTGGATAGAACACGGGCCGACGCTGATGCAAGACTGGCAGCTTGACAAACATCTTAAGCCAGGCTTTCGCAGTCTGTTTTACGGTCCGCCCGGTACCGGAAAAACGTTGACCGCAACACTGCTCGGAAAAGCCACCGGTCTGGATGTGTACCGGGTTGATCTTGCAATGGTGGTGTCAAAATTCATAGGTGAAACCGAAAAAAATCTGGGCAGCGTATTTGATCAGGCAGAAAACCATGACTGGATTTTGTTCTTCGACGAAGCCGATGCCCTATTTGGTAAGCGCACTCAAACCTCTAATTCGAATGACCGCCACGCCAATTCGCAGGTTGCGTATCTATTGCAGCGTATTGAAGACTTTCCAGGAGTGGTGATTTTAGCAAGCAACCTGAAAGCCAATATCGATGACGCGTTTGCGCGCCGTTTCCAGTCGATGATTTATTTTCCCATGCCGCGGCTTGAAGAGCGTCTGCAACTTTGGCGCAATGCATTTTCGCAGCCAGACAGACTTGATGCTTCGGTCGACCTGCAGCGCATCGCCGAAGAGTTTGAATTAACCGGTGGCGCGATTATCAACGTGCTGCGTTATGCCGCTTTGAATGCGCTGCGGCGTGCTGATTCGGATAGCAAGATCAGCCAGATTGACATAAGGAATGGCTGCAAGCGTGAGTTACGTAAGGATGGAAAAGTGTTGTGA